The DNA segment GAGCCCTTCACCGCAGACGCCCGGTTCCTTCTCTCCCGCTCCCACTACCGCCATGGATTCCGAGACTTCGATTCCGGCCGCCACCCGAAAGATCCTCATCGCGGGCGGAGGCTTTGGTACGCCATTCATTCGCTACATGGCCGAGCTGACCGGGAAGTCGCGCCCGCGCATCTGCTACCTGCCGACCGCCTCGGCCGATGCGGCTGACGGCATCATCTGGTTCTATCGCACCTGCGCCCCCCTCAATGTGCACCCGTTCGACCAGGCGTCGTTCATCGAGAGCCTGACGCAGAAGGAGGGGTGGGACGAGGTGCTGCTCTCCATGGATGCGATCGTGGTGTCCGGCGGGAACACGCTCAACCAGCAGGCGATCTGGAAGGCGCAGGGGATCGACGTGGTCCTCCGGGCGGCGGGGA comes from the Gemmatimonadota bacterium genome and includes:
- a CDS encoding Type 1 glutamine amidotransferase-like domain-containing protein, which encodes MDSETSIPAATRKILIAGGGFGTPFIRYMAELTGKSRPRICYLPTASADAADGIIWFYRTCAPLNVHPFDQASFIESLTQKEGWDEVLLSMDAIVVSGGNTLNQQAIWKAQGIDVVLRAAGTGGSSWAGPVPARCAGSRRGRPIHGRRRCRS